One window of the Streptomyces asoensis genome contains the following:
- a CDS encoding ABC transporter permease — protein sequence MKKFDKERVLLAVAGPVIALVAAILLTSVVLIASGKSPIEPYTLMLEQAGYSDVQVLIVNQASMYYVAALAVAIGFRMNLFNIGVDGQYRLAAMMTAVVGANIALPSFLQIPLLLLVGVLTGAFWAGIAGVLKVTRGVSEVVATIMLNAIATSVIGYLTLDNMWGVQVGNNNTTGIMKDSGWVPGIDLGADVGEIYGLVFLAIALGIVYWVVLNRTRFGFDLRATGESETAAAASGVDAKKMVLTAMLISGGIAGLSGLPLLLGDAHTYSLSFPTGLGFTGITIALLGRNNPVGIAFAALLIAFLDKASPALDYATPVAYEKEIATIMQGLIVFAVVISYEAVRQWGLRRQQKRVGAELAAAAQNTKKEVTV from the coding sequence ATGAAGAAGTTCGACAAGGAGCGCGTGCTCCTCGCGGTGGCCGGCCCGGTCATCGCGCTCGTCGCGGCGATCCTGCTGACCTCGGTCGTGCTGATCGCCTCGGGCAAGAGCCCGATCGAGCCGTACACGCTCATGCTGGAGCAGGCCGGCTACTCCGACGTCCAGGTCCTGATCGTCAACCAGGCCTCGATGTACTACGTCGCCGCCCTCGCGGTCGCCATCGGCTTCCGCATGAACCTGTTCAACATCGGCGTCGACGGCCAGTACCGCCTCGCCGCGATGATGACCGCCGTGGTCGGCGCGAACATCGCCCTGCCGTCCTTCCTCCAGATCCCGCTGCTGCTCCTGGTCGGCGTCCTCACCGGCGCCTTCTGGGCCGGCATCGCGGGCGTCCTGAAGGTCACCCGCGGGGTCAGCGAGGTGGTGGCGACGATCATGCTGAACGCGATCGCCACCAGCGTCATCGGCTACCTCACCCTCGACAACATGTGGGGCGTGCAGGTCGGCAACAACAACACCACCGGCATCATGAAGGACTCCGGCTGGGTCCCCGGCATCGACCTCGGCGCCGACGTCGGCGAGATCTACGGCCTGGTCTTCCTCGCCATCGCCCTGGGCATCGTCTACTGGGTCGTCCTCAACCGCACCCGCTTCGGCTTCGACCTGCGCGCCACCGGCGAGTCCGAGACCGCCGCCGCGGCCTCCGGCGTCGACGCCAAGAAGATGGTCCTCACCGCGATGCTCATCTCCGGCGGCATCGCGGGCCTCTCCGGCCTGCCCCTGCTGCTCGGCGACGCCCACACCTACAGCCTGAGCTTCCCCACGGGTCTCGGCTTCACCGGCATCACCATCGCCCTGCTCGGCCGCAACAACCCGGTCGGCATCGCGTTCGCCGCGCTCCTGATCGCCTTCCTCGACAAGGCCTCTCCCGCCCTCGACTACGCGACCCCGGTGGCGTACGAGAAGGAGATCGCCACGATCATGCAGGGCCTCATCGTCTTCGCGGTCGTCATCTCGTACGAGGCCGTACGCCAGTGGGGTCTGCGCCGTCAGCAGAAGCGCGTCGGCGCCGAGCTCGCCGCCGCCGCCCAGAACACCAAGAAGGAGGTGACGGTCTGA